CTGCTCGGGCAACCTCTCCTCCCTGGAATGGCTTTCCTTGGAGGAACGCACCTTGACGGGGCCTTTGGGCAATGGAGACAACAAGTCTTGAAGGGAGCGCTTGAACTCGACGCCCGTCAATTGACTCCTCCTTCTGGAGTGAGTGGAGATCGATCCGGTCACCAAGACAGCGCTGGGGACTCTCGGCGGCAGGTACTCCATGGCCATGGAGGACAACGCCATTACGATAGCAACGAGGGCGATCATGGCATCTCGGCGGTGTTTGGGAGCCAGCCTGAACACAAATTCGCCCAAAGATCCGGTCAATCTGCCCAGTGCGAATCCCACACAAATTCCCGTACAGCGCACTTTGACCGGGTAGTATTGTACGGTCACAACGAAGGCAAGCACTACAAACACATTGGCCAGCATGCGGAGGATCACGACGAGCACGCTGTCGAGCATTTGATGTTCGCCGCCGTACACAGCAGTCAGGACGACGGCGACAATGCTGAAGACAAGCATCGCCACCATACAAGAGCGCTTTGCGCCGTACCGCGACATGAAATAGTATGCCATGACGTACATTGGCAGCATTCCCAAGATGCCGACCGCGGCGATCGTCTTCTTGATGGGGAAGATGTCGTTCAGATTCACTTGGTTGAAGGAGAACGACAATGCGGACCACATGTAGCACAACAGCAGGAAGCGCCTTCTCAGCTGCACAAAGAGGATACTGTGCTCAGAGGGCTGCTCGCAGTTCCGACGCTCAGCCCTGCGCTCTTCGGAAGCAAACCAGGTGCGGCAGTAATCCGTGTCGGCGTTGTTCATGCGGGTAGCTTTTAGGGCGACACGCTCGGCTTCCCGGGTGTTCACCGTGGTTATGAGCCAGGCAGGCGACTCGTCGCGCACTGTGGACAGCACAGCTGCCAGCATGGTCGTGGGCACCATGAGCACGAGGTGGGTCACGTCCCAGGCCAGTCGCAGCTGCGAGATGCCGAGCACACAGAGAGGCATGGCGACCGAGGCGACCGCCATGGAGAGGAAGCAGTAGAAATCTCTGCGCGCTGGCGTCGAGACCTCGTAGAGGACCGAGTACTGGACGAGCCACAGAGAGCTGCTCGTCACAGACACGATGATGCGCAGCGCCACGAAAAGCAGGTACGAGTTGGCGAGACTGGTGGTGAATCCGGCCACGAGCAGCGCAGCGAGCGAGACGTTTATGACCACCTTGCGGCCTATGCGGTCAGCGGTGACTCCAGCCACGGGGAGTGCGATGACGTTAGCGACCATGTAGGTCAGCACGGCCATTTCAATGAGCCACCGCCGGTCGCACACCAGGCGCCACTCGCTTACTATGTTGTTTCCGTACGGCGCGTAGTCGAAGTCCCAGGCTTCACAGCTCACGATGTACGCCTTACTGCCGCCGTCGGGAGGGTCGCGACGCATGCAGCGACTGCGAGTGCCGTCCTCTTCGATGGGCGTGGCCAGGTTGCGCCACTCCTCGACGCTCAAATTGGCAAACGCTTCCGGCGGCCGACACCAGTGGTCCATAATGCGCGTCGTGAGTCGAAAGCTCACCAGGTGCAACAGGAACGTAGTTCCGGCCAGCATCGAGGCCAGCAAAAGCTGCGTCTGGTAACGGCCGTCGCCCAACGGCACTTCTTCGTCCCGATCCACACCTCGTAGAAGGTTGACGCGATTCTGGCCTGAAACGTTGTCACCTAATGAAGTTGACGCCGGAGGCGCAGCAGCTCGCTTCTTCGATGGCATGGCGGTTTGGTTTTTGTTCCcctctattggatggcgcatacccactacggtgTATTGGCCATGAGTGCGGTGGAATTAGATAAAGGATGTTTATCTCTAGCGTAGGTTAACGCTTTTTTCGATTTATTGCATTTTTAATTCCAATCAAGTTTATTTCATTTCAGTTTACATTTATTTCGTTCAAACTTCTGTTAGCtatttcatgatgatgatgatgatgatgacgatttattggcatcccctttagaACGgagtggcgacaaatagtcacttatAGCCTCCTAGGTGactatttaatcaggtatactatacatgttctttatctagcattcttgtacacctctcattattctttttctttttttttcaaaaatttaccttttaCCGCTACCTATATATgcttttaagagatcaggtcgtatccatcttttccctgcttttttttccacctttactctaatcgtctcttgcttatctctacggctgatctggtgatgtttccttccactttaagctagacccaagcgcttctgggagttgcacgttacctatggttctcgctgggtggatcccgtcgcattccattaggatgtgctgaatggtctctggatctttactgcagccatagcctcctatataatctatGCCTGCCGGATTATCGGCGATCCCATTGATAGCGGCCGTCGTCGGAACTATGGCggtggcgccacttacgtagggtgGTCGCGTGCAAGCTTTTTACGTTTTTGGTACTCATAGGTGACAAAAAATatgtgaaagtaaataaaaattgtgTAAATACTTATATATCTTAGTGTTGTAATAATATAGCAATATAAAGCGGTCGTCGTCAAAACTTGGgagggggcgccacttacgtagggtctaaggtgcgctttttgaaagtttttgaaagtaaacttcgcattttcgacgatatcgctgcaagaaaaaaaacttagggaaagcagcgaaacattCACAGCGACGTTTCGAATTCTGCGGCTTCCAAAAAAGAAATCGTCTGCTACCACCGCAACCGCCGATTCAAACCTTTGTTATGACAAGAGTGTGAAcaactttcgtcgtctgctactgctatCATGCGGCAGTTGCGACATCCCCATCACGAGGTTTGCCGCTCCCTTCAATATGCTGactcctgatgatgatgatgatgatttattggcatcccctttgaaacggggcggcgacaaatagtcacctagcctgcttgatttaatcaggtatactatacatgttctttatcttgcatttttgtatacctatcattatttttctttttcaaaaatttaccttgtaccgctgcctatgattttaagagatcaggtcgcatccatcttttccctactttttttccaccagtactctaatcgtctcttgctgatctctacggctgatctgtttatgtttccttccactttaaacccaagcgcttctgggagttgcacgttacctacggttctcgctgggtggatcccatcgcattccattaggatgtgctgagtggtctctggatctttactgcagcatacacatgtctcatctaattccgaatatttgttccgatatgttttcgtccttaggcaaccggctcgagcctcaaatagcaaggcactgccctttgtgttatcgtacagattttcccttctaatttctttcttctcattcttgtaaatctccattgtccttttcgtttccattctttgcatccaattcacggtctctatttctctcactttctttctgatgacccctggttgtctatttacagtttcgattatcctgtacttggttgccaacttccttgacctcttcctccattctgtgtccacgcttttcatgtagagatacttgtgcactttagccgcccatttattttcatccatgttcctgagcctttcttcaaaactaattttgctttgtgcttctctgacttcaaaagaggcccaacccatgtctccatgcactgcctcatttgtcgtattaccgtgtgctcccaaagccaaccggcctactgatctttggttaacttccaaacccgccaatatatccgattttaagcatataatggcatttgcgaatgttagcgctggcaccattactcctttccagattccacgcaccacctcatacttattgtggccccacagtgctctgtgtttcattaatgctgcattccgcttcccctttattttcagattatcttggtggttgcttgagtaattctttccttcgtttatgtgtacgccgaggtacttatattgcttcactatgggtattacttgctgttgaattgacaccacgaagttactcgtgtgctcattaaagatcataatccctgatttctctgtgttaaacttaaggcctagatttgtcgctgcgttcccacagatattcgcaagtatctgtaaatcttttttattgtccgctagtagcacaatgtcgtctgcgtacatcagtccagggatcttctgttgcaccatttgtccattacgcatgtaggataaatcaaaacctaattcgctgttttccagtcgtctttctatgcccttgacgtaaagcgtgaacaacaatggtgacagagggcatccttgcttcaatccttggtgaattcccaccatttcatttccttttcggccttcccatgccacttgtacttggttgtctcgatatatctccctcagcagctccacgaaatcgtcatctatgccttcgtattgaagaatatcccacaacaattccctgtctacgttgtcataagctcctttaatatctagaaatgctatccataaaggtcttttctgagctactgaaatctctatgcactgagttagtacaaacatattgtcttctaagcgtctgcctggcctgaacccattctgtagttcccccaataccccgttttcttccacccacttcgacagttctaattttatggcttgcattgccattctatatatcaccgacgttactgtaactggcctgtacgagctcgtcttatccttatctcctttgcctttgtagataagattcatcttgctttcacgccatccaacgggaatattctttgttctaatcacttgctctatggcattagtcagcagtgccttgctttttggaccgaggtttttgattagctgtattgggatttcatcgggtcctgctgccgtgttgttagggacattttctgctgcctttttccaataaaagctttctatgctgaattttgatctctcaggcctctctgttgttgctggatctgttgtctgaactacgctttttctcgtaccgaagttatgcctgataacgtctgtgatgtaccgcagcgcatcatcgccttcatagatgttaccgtcttcatcccttatagccgtttgcgagtttctagttggagctccgagtgcttttatatggttccagaatctttttggggcgcctttgtctcttttgtgaatgttatgcacccaacgttcacttgcgcatttaattttctcttgcacgagctcactcgcaacccttttcttttctcggtacgtattccatctaaggagcacctcttcttcttgtaatcccaactttttggcttctcgatgaaccctagatgcctctttacgctcttctatagcttgtttaatttccttgttccaccacttacgtggtttcctctttccaatccaacaattgtattgccgtgtccgccttatttcatgctgcataacctccaccagttccttatattcccagactgctgtaggaaaagcctcaattttcttctctatgttgtttgcgatctctgttatttgctcgtcattcatttttaaaaactctgaggctattggttcatgttctgcgctggtatctctcccaaactttaatgctaaacgtctatgatcgcttcccaggctattttttccattttcgtctattatcatttggtccagttgttcgtagaccatttctgagactaaggcgtagtcgatacatgactgcctgtttccgcattgccacgttacctgtccatgacacttattctccctgttaactactataaggttctgttcatcacacaaatccagcactagagagccgttgtaatcagtatatccgtctaaatcgtccatgtgcgcgttcatatctcccactaatatcacctggcccgagttactgaactcattaatatcgcttctaatgcaatcgaccaattccttatttttttccctgctatcactacctgtccacaggtaagctactcccagccacgtcttttttccttgccatgtaccactaatccataaatgctctttacatgtctcgtttacccttcgccacttcagacctcgcctaattagtacgcctacgcctccgcctttccttgacccggtcattctgttgcacccttcccatacaaagttgtcaataacaggcggctgctccaaatctcgtagatgcgtttcggtcaaggcgtacacactaatcgcttcatcattcagttgcgtttgaatttccagccatttttcctgcttacgaccaccctgcatgttaatgtagcaaattttaccttctctattcttatcctttctgcgtcttttcctgactcctggtcgcctaattctgccctttactggtgtttcgctatgttcaatacttaatcctgcttcctgattgcctggggcccgcctaaaaaagctacagctcgtgccgcgaatcgatttccgaccggtgttgctacactttcactaaaatgtatcccgtcacgcacaaaagcgccttcgcggcctgctcggtgcacttcacggttgatgtcaatgaccgtaaaattcattgctttagctagagtccaaatttccctgtttactgcaagaactgccctttcaattttataaccctgcctttcaacctctggcactgtgcacaccgcgatttgtacttcttttgaaacattccgcaggtcggtgacccctttggctatttgctttgtgattcctgctcctcgtccgttcagtacgtcaatcactccgcccattatcaccactaggtgtctctcctccattgtgtcccacatgcgttccttggccttcgcgatcacctctctaatcggctttcccggaagcgcgctaacctggacttacttactttacgcatgttggaatccccaacaaacacaactcgacgctttccttccccctcaccgccgaaagctgcccccgaagt
This genomic stretch from Dermacentor silvarum isolate Dsil-2018 chromosome 2, BIME_Dsil_1.4, whole genome shotgun sequence harbors:
- the LOC119440409 gene encoding solute carrier family 22 member 7, which encodes MPSKKRAAAPPASTSLGDNVSGQNRVNLLRGVDRDEEVPLGDGRYQTQLLLASMLAGTTFLLHLVSFRLTTRIMDHWCRPPEAFANLSVEEWRNLATPIEEDGTRSRCMRRDPPDGGSKAYIVSCEAWDFDYAPYGNNIVSEWRLVCDRRWLIEMAVLTYMVANVIALPVAGVTADRIGRKVVINVSLAALLVAGFTTSLANSYLLFVALRIIVSVTSSSLWLVQYSVLYEVSTPARRDFYCFLSMAVASVAMPLCVLGISQLRLAWDVTHLVLMVPTTMLAAVLSTVRDESPAWLITTVNTREAERVALKATRMNNADTDYCRTWFASEERRAERRNCEQPSEHSILFVQLRRRFLLLCYMWSALSFSFNQVNLNDIFPIKKTIAAVGILGMLPMYVMAYYFMSRYGAKRSCMVAMLVFSIVAVVLTAVYGGEHQMLDSVLVVILRMLANVFVVLAFVVTVQYYPVKVRCTGICVGFALGRLTGSLGEFVFRLAPKHRRDAMIALVAIVMALSSMAMEYLPPRVPSAVLVTGSISTHSRRRSQLTGVEFKRSLQDLLSPLPKGPVKVRSSKESHSREERLPEQFSLRASKISQSSANTQH